From the Juglans microcarpa x Juglans regia isolate MS1-56 chromosome 3D, Jm3101_v1.0, whole genome shotgun sequence genome, the window gaaaggctctctcaatccaaacaattcCAAAAAGACACCTTTGCAAGAAGCCCTCTAATTAGGaggaatgtgtttggatgttgagttgagatgataaaatattatttattattattattattattattttgagatttgaaaaaattgaattgtttattatattttgttttggaatttgaaaaaattgtaattatgagttgagatgaattgtgtttTCAAACGAAGCTTAAGATTATTGCTCTACCTTTTGTTGCAATCCATTTCCCTGTATTTTTTCAGCTACAACTAAAAGGCCCagagaaagaacaaaaagaaaaaaaaaaataccgttTTCACTATACATGCCTAAAATATACTAGTTTCGtacatatcttttataaaagagtaaacACCACCataaaaaaagtgtgaaaattttattttttattagtgaaatctatttttttacaagaaactTGTGCAAAACTTATACATTTAGAACTTGTCcctaacattacttttttttaacatatgtTTTACCATAGGGTAGTCTCCAAGAATGGGCTTTAATACAAGGCTTCAGCACTAGTTTTATACACTTTTAATAGGCTGAATTGCTTCTAACAACTCAGCTAAATTTACCCACCTACAACTAATAAAAGACCAGCCCAATGAACTAAGCCTCACATCCAGTAGATTCACTaccatgatctctctctctctcaatggagtagagagagagaaaaaaaaaaaacgtaaaagCAGCAAAGAAAAACGTGCTCATGAATCAAATGCATTGCCTTCATTGTTATAATACGGAGCATGATCGTGATTCGTGAGCCTTCACTTCATTATCATAAAGCCACATAATGGCACCTACATCTGCATGCTTGGATGGATAAAGGAATTCgtccactatatatataatgcaataaATACGTACCAAAGATTCAAAGAATATTAGAGATTTATATGGtcagtataaaaaaataacataaatctGGAGAATCCAACGTCACTGCATGCGTGCATGGTTATgggttttcaacttttcataattatGGGCAGTAAGATTAGATCGATTGATAAGTCCGCGAAATTCCTGATCTACAGCACCAGATCATGCATATATGCTGCCTTTGGGAagtttatatttcatatatatatatatatatatatgtatgtatgtatgtatgtatgtatatgttttATGGCCTAAACTTGGAAAAATCTACCTTACTTTAGTTGGGTTAGGTGATCGGATCAACCGCGACgaccaacatatatatttctcatACGTACGTAtcttgtttatttaaaaaaaaaaaaaaaaaattgacaacgCGTATTTACTCCCTTAATTAGGGAACAATATCGTTGGATAGTGTGCGTGTGTTGCAGTAAAGGGGTGACCATAATACTGACTAAATTCTGGCTTTTTCTTATCTTTAAAGTCTATTATTCCATGCGCATATTCTCTGCCTCTTTTTTATTGCTTGCTAATTAGGGCATATTcgtaagaaaaataatttatatataatattttatataatatattatataataatgtattaaatgataaatatttttataaaacatcttataaaaataacataattttataaaaatattttttttataatattattatatgaatgatatttttataaaatatcttataaaaataacataattttataaaaatattttttttataatattattatataaatattatataatttattacgtgtatatcattactctaacCGTAAAGCCTGTGACATTTACTGACATTATGCTTTTATTACTTGAATGAGCTGTACGCTCAAGCTAtcgaaaagaaaataaaaataaaaaaaggaagaaaggaaaaaaaaaaaactaaacaccCAGATGTGACTTATATTTATTTGGAAGTCATCAATGCTTAATTACTTCCACAACTGGATCTTccttatttataataaatttgtcACCATCAAATAcgtgattttttatttcttactttttttatagttttgttttaaaaaattataaggatattattgttttataacttttttttttaaataaatttataaaaagttgtcTTATGGCTACTTACTTGGCTTAACAAGTTGCGTTTAGTAGAATTGAATTGATTTAAATTGAATTCTCtaagaataatagtgaattgagattatAGAGTGAGTTAGATGGAGTTCacttaagataaatttagatgtgtttgaatattaagataattttagatatatttataaaaagttaaaaaaagttgtaggtcTCGTATGTAAATATGTGTTAAGttcaaaaaaatttgtaaattacacgtgtaaagagattttgaattgaaataaatttaaaaatttgatagttagatatttgaatgttaaaaaagGTATAAGCCgaacaattctttttttttttttttcagcattgACTGTCacgttttaatttgttttgctCCGAGATCAAGATTTCTAACATCTTGTTGCTTTGCCTTGGcccttataatttatatataagcgGCAGGATGGTTTAGTCTattattaaattgaaatttagtCATATTTTAGTGACCATATCTATTCAATGACCCTTCTAAGTTTTTTATGGATGCTAACACAAAAATGTATGTTACATGCTATAAGAGTCATTACATGATAATTTCGGGAGTCTTCACcgttaaaaagggaaaaatgcaTCTTTGGTTAGGGCAATATAGTAACTCGATTGTTTATGATTTTTGTATCCCATGTATACTCTTAACACGTTTAGAGTCCAATAGCCTATGGCTTCTTGCCAAAACGACCCAGTTTTTAGGTGGAAGGGTTGGGTCAGATACTTCAGAATcttcaagtttattttttagttttttatatatttacaattttctgttgttttgttttaggtaaaaaataaaaataaataagttattgGAATTGGTGTCGATAACAATATAGTCTCGTTTCTCTTTTGGGAGGAGGCGGAGTGATAGTACTCTTCCTCATTTGGGAGGACGGCGGATGATAGTACTTCTCATCTTTTGAAGAGGGGTcgtttagtttaatttttacAGAGTGCTATTATCTCAGACAAACCGAAAGGTTTGTTAGGAGAgagtttatagaagttaagataatatccgtcataaataaatttgtgtgtAAGGGTGCCCAGAGCAGATACATAGTTTAGCTTGTagtctaaattttttcttatattgatAAATCACAACTGTAAATTCggtttcattaaataaaatgaaatctatttcattaaaaaaaaaaaacaagtttagAAAAAGGCGTGGGCTAAGGTGTAAACTCAATCCTTGTGTTGGCTCTTTAGGGCATTCGATTTTGGGTTTGGCGGGTTGAGAAAGACACATAAAAATTCAAGTTTTGCAACTTAACTTGACCGGTTGGAAGGGCTACAAATAGAAAATACTttgcccataaaaaaaaaaaaaaaaagataacaaaattatttattaaattaatgtGATTCGAGGTGTAAAgtttataaagtaaatattttatttaaagaaaataagaaggaaTAATTGATTTGCAAAAGGCTTGTCCATTTATCGATTTTGATTCCCGAATCTGTATCCGATAGTAAAGATGCTAGTTCGCAAGTTGTCCATtcatattttaatacaaaaatcTTCATGACCCATGATTTAAACACGGGAAGGATgcacagaacaaaaaaaaaaaaaaaaaaaaaaaaaaaaaaaatcttcatggCAATAAAGATGCTGCGTAGTGCCCATTAATCACCAATTTTGATACCTAAAGCTTTGTACCACATTAATGATGGTgacatgatttattattattatttatttttgagattgaAAGACACGAGGCCCCTTGAGTTGGGACATGAGACCCAAGTctcaattatttataaagagtaatattacgtgtatatatatatatataattatcgtataattattttaaaaaataatgagatttattattaaatatttaatttttttatataaattttatatttattttttttttaaaatgattatgcgacacttacacactcacgactgcaacgattattttttatttataaattgaagttTTGTTAAGTggttttattcttgttaaaattaatcatataaaaaataacataatttgattcaagatatttttaaaaaataatacccaGCCAGCCTTAAGTTACCCCTATCTGAGAGGAAAGGTTTACTTGGGGTGGGGGCAGTACTGCTAATTTATTGGCAGCAAGAAATTAGTTGATCATAGTTGACATTATTTCCTCAACCTTTGCATATCTATTATCTAAGACGTTAGTTGACCTTGAATTTTTCCATAAATCTGAGAGCTAAAACACGTCAACATAAGAGGAGTTGGATGAATTCAGGCTTCATCCGATATATAATCTGATTTTGGAATTCTAAAATTCTGGGTTTGATAATGTCGGTGATTCGGGAGCCAGATTGAGTTGGATGAATGAATGGACAATTTGCATATATTGACTGTAAATTGTACATACAGTATGTTTGTGAAGAGATAATAAGAccaaagagagaggagagatgTAAGACAGTTGAAGGATCTTTGTAGAATGAGGATTGGATTGTGAAGAGAGAATATGAATCGGAAGCAATCAGGCTCTGGAAGACAAGATTTGAACAGGCAGTCGAATCGTAGTGCACGAGGAATGGGAGTGTAAAATAGGaaaacataaaccaaaaaaaaaaaaaaaaggaaaaatcccaGACAGTCGAAGCTTCCAAATCTTCGGTCTTCCTCCACAatctttcatatataaatatataaaattacaatgCGAGTGTGTTCAGCAACCCCACTAgctgctctctccctctctctcatccatGTCTCTGTTCTTACacttagatgagatgagatatataAATGCACGCACGCGCTAAATTTGGTATATGGAGAGAGGCAGATGGAAGGAAGAAGAGGGAATACTatagaagagagagaaacagaaaccCAGCCAAGCCACACCTATCTTCGCCCTGCCTCTCAGTGACACAGACAGAGCAGGAAAAACAAAACGAATCCTTGAAGTTCGAATTCACCGCCCGGGAAGATTCCATATTTCCAGTTCGATTTGGTTCATTTCATTGAACATTCCGCTCCATAAATCCTTTGTAATAacattgttattattattattattattattgttattgttactGTGTCGTGGTCTTCATCGTCATTAATTAACCATCTCGAGTCTCTACGAAAGAAATCAAGAAAACGAATCCCAAATTCCCTGTTTCATCTCTTCTGGAGTTAgggtttcttttccttccctgtgggcaTGAGGTTGAACGGTGAAATCCAAccagaggaggaggagaggaaggtAACCGATAGCTTCAATTCGCAGACGTATTCGATCGGCATCGGGTTCCCTCACTCACAGTCGCACGATCTCGTCGTCGGGTATGCCTTGACctctaagaagaaaaagagcTTCTTGCAGCCCAAGCTTCTCTGCCTTGCTAGGTATAATCTCACTTACACCTATTCGTTTCCGAACACATTCTTCCATCTATTGCATTCAAATTCACCATTTTTGTACAGTCGATGATTATTGCCTTATATCGCGTTGAAATTGGCCATTCTGTCATATAGAAATGTATTTGTGTATGTACATGCTGTATATTTTTGCAGTATGAAATTCGTCAATTTAATTTCCTTATATGGGGTAACGCCCAAAGATTTGGgtgtttgttttcttgtttctatttgaaTCAGATACTTTTTCGGCAAAACGCTTTTGCAGTGGTGGTTGTCTTTCTCGATGGTGGTGAGAGACGATCACTTTCGCGAATCAATCTTTTGCAGCTGTTTGGATTGACTTATCTTATCGGGTTCACTTCTGGGTATCTGGAATCTAaggatgttttttatttttctattttgtttttgtaaaatggGAATATTCGACAGATATGCCTTTCGGATTAGTCCACAAATGAGGATCCAACCCGAAGTCAAGTTGCTTTACTCTCTAGTTTGTATGATTAATCTTCTATAAAATTGATCTGTTTACTGAAGAATCTTGTCTTTTCCTTGTGAAGAATGGTTATTCCTCGATGTGTCCCATGATTTCCTgcaatttatgtttttgtttttctcttttgtaaTCTATTAACTGCTTGGACTATGAGCTCGTGTTCCCTAAAACGGAGCTAATACATCTGTACGAGGactttgttaaatattttattagataatgTTTGTAGACTACATTCCATGGAACTTTTGTTGTATATGGCGGATGGACCTTTAATGTGTGTCAGCAGCTTGGAGCTTCAACTGGCATTAATTTATTCTGAccattatgtatgtatgtatgtatatatatatgcatgcgtgtatttatttatttgtttattccGATGAGATTGGTGGAAATCAGCATGGCCAAACATCACTTAAGACGTCATCATTTCTCTTTACTAGATTTGAGTCCCTCATAAATAGCTCAACTCTAGGTTGTTACTTTTAAGTGTGGCATTATAATTTTTGATAGGTAACGCTGGATTTATAATTAGAGGAAAAATCCGATGGCCATTTCATCTGAAtgctttgttatttttttaattaggtaGAAgcgaaaattattatttaactttCTTTGCTGGGTGTGTTATGGACGAAGGAAGCTTTATCCTTTAATGTTGCCTGAACAACAAAATGTTGTTATTTGTGCTGTAGGAATAAGGGGATATTCTTTGTAGCCATTGATTTAAACAGGCCCCTGTCAGATCAAGGTCCTTTTGATGTTGTTTTGCATAAGGTTAGagatcatttcttttttcttgttattcGACTTGTAAAAATCCTTttgatttttaagtttttgttgtgGCTTTAttggctgtttttttttttttttttgataaaatatttttgactgTATGCTAATAACACCTTTTTAATATTCAAGTAAATGTCTCACAAGCCTAATGTTCCTTCCAGTTGTCGGGAAAGGACTGGTGTGCCAATATTGAGGTCCGTTCCATCTAAACTTATCGTTCTTGTATTTTTATATCTCAAGTTATATGAGGAGTTGAACTTGTGATACTGCATTTTCTTGATATACAACTTGtaatatgatataaatagaTGCTATCTATCATTTATTGCCTTTAGCTATTACAGTGCAGTAACTTTCTGAATCCTCGTCATCataatagtagtagtagtagctgcagcagcagcagcagcagtacAACtactactaataataataatgatactaataataataataagatggcTGTGCCTTTAGAGTGTGGCTTACCTTGCTGTTATCTGTTTTtatccttttcttttgaagaattacAGGCAAAAAAATCCTGAAGTAACTGTCCTTGATCCTCCATATGCCATAGAACATCTGCACAATCGTCAGTCCATGCTGCAGGATGTGGCAGATCTAAACTTGTCTGACTGCCATGGTAAGCTTCTTACTACTTTTATAGTGAACTGTATCAAGATCTTTTTCCCCTTTCTAagtctttctttatattttaattagtgatTCCAACTATTTTCGCATTGATTGTTAACTGTCCTTTTAGGCAAGGTTGGTGTTCCAAGGCAGTTGGTCATTACAAAAGATCCATCTTCAATTCCTTGTGAAGTGAATAAAGCTGGGCTCAAGTTGCCTCTGGGTAGGTTCtgattgtttttcatttttttcctctgtttAGATTAGGGGTGTGGGGACCAGAGGTTTGTGATGTGTTTAGATTATCCGGGCTTAATTTGTTTATAGCGCTTAATGTCTTTGTACTTGGTGGATCCATGCTGTTTGACTCATGGTCGACTTAAAATTTAGGCAATCAGTTGGAGggggtttttttttggggatatatcatatatactcCTAGGACTCCtagtttttaaatgataattgtTGATGGGCTTGTTTAACTGTTTTGTAATCTTTATGGGGGTGTTCTAATTTCGTATCTTTATAATGTTTCCCCTGTTCGATCTTATTTCAGTTGCAAAACCTTTGGTTGTGGATGGAAGTGCCAAGTCACATGAACTATTTCTTGCTTATGATCAGTTCTCCCTTGCAGAACTTGAACCTCCTTTGGTTCTCCAGGAGTTTGTTAACCATGGTATATGTGGCAACTGATGCATGGACATCTTCATTGCCATTCCACCAACtactataattttaattgaaattctttttatttcgcTTATTATCAGGTGGAATTCTCTTCAAAGTTTATATTGTGGGGGAAATCATAAAGGTTGTAAGGCGTTTCTCTCTACCTAATGTCAGTAAGCGCGAGCTAGAAAAAGTTGCTGGTGTGAACCGTTTCCCAAGGGTTTCATCTGCTGCAGCTTCTGCAGATGATGCAGATCTGGAACCTAGTGTTGCTGGTGAGATTATTGCATTTGATTTTTTCTCTTCCCAAGAATTTTAGTTCGTTCGAATTTCTATTTTGACtaccttttttctttgtttgattgcatattatatattgtttcttTAACTATGAATCCATCGATGTGTTAGTTCTATCATACAAGAAATGAGGTTTTATGGGTTTTTAAGTGATACCGTGGTTTATCCTTAAATGCCCTCTTTTCTGGTTCATTGTAGAGCTATTTCATATTATTGCATCAAACTTGTGGTGCCGGTTAAGTGAATTTGAGTGGCTGAGGCATGCAAAGAGCTGCCTCATAAGTTGGCTGCCTCATTACTTTCTGTAATTTTATAATGCAGTACATCCTCCACAACCTTTGCTGGAGAATCTAGCAAGGGAGCTCCGTTGCCGACTGGTAAGCATTCTTGGTACTAGTCATTTGTTGCAGCAGTCATGTAAATAGGCTTTGTAATCTGTTCCCAATAACTAGTTATGCTGTATTTTCTAGGGTCTCCGGCTATTCAACATAGATATGATTCGAGAGCATGGGACCAGAGATGTCTTTTATGTCATTGACATCAACTACTTTCCTGGCAAGTATAATCTGTTTGCATTGAAGCCAAATTTACTCTCTTTTCTGATTCGATTTAGGTTGAGTTCAGTGGTGGATTCTGAAACACATCATATGTAATGCAAAACATCATATGTAATGACTTCGGATTGGCTGGTTATTTGCTTTCATTCTTATACGTCTGGAACACATCCATTTTCACTCCcacttttatcaaatatttgttGAGTAGAGCTCTATTTTGTCACTTCACATTACCATCATTACTCAattgtcatttttgttttgatttttcctGGGCTTTCAAATACTTGAAAGCAAAGGGCTGTAACTTCTTTTAGCTGTTTACTGAAATACAAGTTTTTCTGCTTCCTAGTGATTTTAAGCATGATGCATCTTTCACAGGAACAAATCAAGCTTTGGCTAATTTAATAATGGTTTTGAAGATGGCCAATAATTTTACCAAAATCCAATGTCGCCGGTTCAAATCCTACAGAGCCTGATTCCGTTCTTGTTAGTTTTTATCAATCAAACATTCAATAGGATTTAATAACTTGCATGCGCCCATAACCTGATTGTGGACTGGGATATGTTTACTGGTTGGATTAGCCCATCACTAGGCCAGTTAGTTCACCTAAGCCTTTTTTTAGACATGTAAACACGACCGgatttttcgtttttttttttctttattgcaCGCTGCGGTTGAAAGTGTAAACGTCATGTCCAATATGCCTAGTTactttttgaattatttatgttagaattGGAGCTTACAAAGGTATCACCCTCCAGGAGATATGAAGCGGATGTGAACGCCTCGTCTCTCTATCACACACTAGCACACTCAAGACACATGCATGAACAATTGACGTTGTCTCATATTTATGTTTTGGAAGCACTGCAGGGTATGGGAAAATGCCGGACTACGAGCACATATTTACAGATTTCCTGCTGAGCCTTGTGCAGAGCAAGCATAAGAAGAGACCTGCTGCTTAATGATTAGAGGAGGCTTGTACAAGATATATCTGGTATATGATGCTTACTACTGCAGGTGCTGGCCCCCCCTTGGCCTTGGAGATTGAAGAACAGTCAAATCTAATTTTTACTTGTGTAATTACTTGCTGGTATGAAATGTCCCTTGCTCATGCCCACTACCATGTACAAAAGGTTCTCAGTTCAAACTTAAAGctcttttaaattttctgaTATTCCGTGCTGTTTCTAGGCCAAATGAGCAAATGTCTGGTGTTCGTGTTTCCACATAAACTTCCATTCGAGACTAATCACAACTTTCCAATTTGTTTGGGAGCAGCGACTGATTCTCTGATCTTCTCGTAAAAGGATTCTACTGGTTCCCTTCTCTGACACAATTTCTCAACCTGTCAAATCCTGTAATTGATGAACAAGTGAAGCTTTACGTTACGACCGGCCTTCtactgtttttaatttttgtttttgaggtGTTATTAGCTTTCGGTTTATAGACTTCAGCTTCTTTATGGCGTTTTGTTCCTGATGATTCAAATTGTGACTGCTAAGCTAATTTCCTGCGCAATTTCCCTTTGGTATTTGCCAGTATTTATGTTGTCCGAGATAATATTTAGAGCTtgagtaaagaaaaaacaaaaaaaaaaaaaaaaaaaaaacactggaGCCAGTAAATCATGAAACCCAGCTGTTGCATTTAAAATAGGATCCTCTGGGAATGTATTTTGGTTTCACACAAAGCTCGATGATAATCAGAATGTTGCATTGCATCCGTTGAACAAGATCACTAGAAGTTTAACAAACCTACACAGGCTGCATgcataaaaacaatattattccCATGATCGGGGGGCAACAGTAATTGAACATAGGTGACAAATGAACTTCAATTCTGACAGGGAATTGATCAAaagctcttttatttttcttgcccACAATCATCTTAACCTTCAACTTAGCCAGATTGCATATGCACAAGGAGTATCAACTTCTGAAGCAATCGAAACTTGAGAGCAAAGATCAGCCCACAAATGATGCATGTTTTATTAATTCGAATTACGTCTATACAATCATACAATGCACAATAACTAGGTAGTGAAAAAGGATTTATCAGAAGGTCCAGCTCGGTACAAAATATACACGTATATACATTGATAATCTTCCGCTTACCAAAAAGGGCACCACCTGAAACAGGCAAATAAGTAGTGATTATTAAATATCGGGATTTCCTGAATTCATAGTTGATCAAACACTATCGGCATGTAGACAGTTACAGGTTCTCAAACTCATAGTTTTGCGGGTATGACAAATCAGGAGTGTTGTGATCGACAGAACTTTCATTTCAGAACATCTTTCACGTGATTAGCCTTGgcttttttaataaagcttcTTATTTAccgacaaaaaaataataataaatgtgtaaCGTTAATAAAGTAAATGGTTGtgtgatttatatatatcatgtctgAAAGAAAGAGAACATCAAAGCGAAGAAAATAATGCAGCATCTTACCCGACATAATTTTGGCACAAATTTTCCTGCGATGTAGCTTGGATAATCAACTTTTGAACTTGCAGTTTAACAGATAATCCATGATCAACTTCACGGCTATCTCCAGAAATTAAGGTGCTCTGGTCAACACCATGTTGGACAGAACTCGTGGAGACAGGACAAGTAGAAAAATCACGTCCAGTAAGTTTATTACTCATTCGAGCCATTACAACTACAGCACGCTCATTCAAGACCTCATTAGCATCACCGAGTTGATTAACAGCCTGCACAACCAATTGATAATATAAGAGCAACTCGGTAAAACAATTCCATATCCTCTGACAATCAAGGTTCTAACTTACCTGAAGAAGTTCCCTTTCCCGAGCACCCCGTTGAGGTTGAGCAAGCTCTTTATTTGGAGCAGAGTCTTCATCATTCACAACAGGGGGAACATTAGTGCTTGCAAACACTGACATTTGTGGGACTTCATTGAAGTTGAAAAGACGCCAATTGATTAGAGGATCGTGAACAAAGGCCTGTAATACATATACCTTAGGATCAACTTCCTTATTCTATCATTTCAAATTAGCaatattttctatttcattAAGGACCAAAGTCACAATCATTGCTCgctctttttttatctttaaaatgaGCATACCCCACAATCATGGTCATTGATCCATTAAACAGAATAATATTTACccattcaatattttatttctaaagctTGTATGTATAACCATATGGGGAAGATTGTCTCGCCCTGTCCATCCATGTAATTAGATCTAAAACATTAACTTTTCCTAAAGGCAAAGCTTACAGACTCAAAACAGAACGTAGGACTTCTAGTCTTTACCTCCATCATAGCCATGACACACTCTCTATTCGTTCGGAGAACTTGCATCACATTTTCACAAGTTGAACGGAAATTACCCTCAATACCACTAACCTCCATGGCTTTCACAAGCATTCTAGTCAAGCGGAAGGGTACCTACATTaagaattctaaaatataagatttttaatcTATAAAAACCCACCAAGCTTGAGGCATATTACCACAAATGACAAACCTTCTCAGGAAACTTCTCCCGGTTCATTGAAGCTTCAAAGCAGTCACCGAAATCAATGTGCAAGATCTTGCCGCTGCAACAGAACACTAAAATGTAAGATGCTGCAAAATTCAACAAAAGCAGGCCTAAATGCTTCGCTTAC encodes:
- the LOC121255619 gene encoding inositol-tetrakisphosphate 1-kinase 3-like isoform X3, whose product is MRLNGEIQPEEEERKVTDSFNSQTYSIGIGFPHSQSHDLVVGYALTSKKKKSFLQPKLLCLARNKGIFFVAIDLNRPLSDQGPFDVVLHKLSGKDWCANIENYRQKNPEVTVLDPPYAIEHLHNRQSMLQDVADLNLSDCHGKVGVPRQLVITKDPSSIPCEVNKAGLKLPLVAKPLVVDGSAKSHELFLAYDQFSLAELEPPLVLQEFVNHGGILFKVYIVGEIIKVVRRFSLPNVSKRELEKVAGVNRFPRVSSAAASADDADLEPSVAVHPPQPLLENLARELRCRLGLRLFNIDMIREHGTRDVFYVIDINYFPGYGKMPDYEHIFTDFLLSLVQSKHKKRPAA
- the LOC121255619 gene encoding inositol-tetrakisphosphate 1-kinase 3-like isoform X2, whose amino-acid sequence is MRLNGEIQPEEEERKVTDSFNSQTYSIGIGFPHSQSHDLVVGYALTSKKKKSFLQPKLLCLARNKGIFFVAIDLNRPLSDQGPFDVVLHKLSGKDWCANIENYRQKNPEVTVLDPPYAIEHLHNRQSMLQDVADLNLSDCHGKVGVPRQLVITKDPSSIPCEVNKAGLKLPLVAKPLVVDGSAKSHELFLAYDQFSLAELEPPLVLQEFVNHGGILFKVYIVGEIIKVVRRFSLPNVSKRELEKVAGVNRFPRVSSAAASADDADLEPSVAVHPPQPLLENLARELRCRLGLRLFNIDMIREHGTRDVFYVIDINYFPGKYNLFALKPNLLSFLIRFRLSSVVDSETHHM
- the LOC121255619 gene encoding inositol-tetrakisphosphate 1-kinase 3-like isoform X1; the encoded protein is MLQDVADLNLSDCHGKVGVPRQLVITKDPSSIPCEVNKAGLKLPLVAKPLVVDGSAKSHELFLAYDQFSLAELEPPLVLQEFVNHGGILFKVYIVGEIIKVVRRFSLPNVSKRELEKVAGVNRFPRVSSAAASADDADLEPSVAVHPPQPLLENLARELRCRLGLRLFNIDMIREHGTRDVFYVIDINYFPGYGKMPDYEHIFTDFLLSLVQSKHKKRPAA